The Caldicellulosiruptor changbaiensis genome has a segment encoding these proteins:
- a CDS encoding stage III sporulation protein AF has translation MVQDFINQTVANLFYVVIVILILEVLIPENYRKYIEIFLGICIVLIILTPILERSGNLKLQFMESINKLEDEFKEKKIYSEDLYKQSLVDEYKDRLKEDIKKKIEAETGMDIEIVLLKICEDLNMPKFGRVEKIKIKGDYNEKIVNILKNQYGMSKDKIEFEEVKVKDDNQSR, from the coding sequence ATGGTGCAAGATTTTATAAATCAAACAGTAGCAAACCTGTTTTATGTAGTGATAGTGATTTTAATTCTTGAGGTCTTGATTCCAGAAAACTATAGGAAGTATATTGAGATTTTTTTAGGCATTTGTATAGTCTTGATCATATTGACTCCCATTTTAGAAAGATCAGGAAATCTAAAGCTTCAATTTATGGAGAGCATAAATAAACTTGAAGATGAATTTAAAGAAAAAAAGATATATTCTGAAGACCTGTACAAGCAAAGCTTGGTAGATGAGTATAAGGATAGATTAAAAGAAGATATTAAAAAGAAAATAGAGGCTGAGACGGGTATGGATATTGAAATTGTCTTGCTTAAAATCTGTGAAGATTTGAATATGCCTAAGTTTGGCAGAGTAGAGAAAATAAAAATTAAAGGTGATTACAATGAAAAAATTGTTAACATTTTAAAGAATCAATATGGTATGAGTAAAGATAAAATAGAATTTGAAGAGGTGAAGGTTAAAGATGACAATCAGTCCAGATAA